A portion of the bacterium genome contains these proteins:
- a CDS encoding Mrp/NBP35 family ATP-binding protein codes for MTLPAIDGVRAALRGVPFPGFRRDIVTLGMVTDVRVADGTVDVALRPGTDKPDVRARLVAEVERAVGALPGVRAVRVELAGSEAGRGRDPFAARAPLPGVTHVIAVASGKGGVGKSTVAANLAVALAREARGVGLVDVDVYGPSAAMMFGLDERPTMTREKRLIPPARHGVRVVSMAMFLEEQSPVIWRGPVVMGIVRQFLHDVDWGPAEFLVVDLPPGTGDAVLSLVQQVPVTGAVVVTTPQDVSLLDVGRGVAMFGQVSTPVLGVVENMAGYVCPSCGTEDALFGAGGGTRLATHFGIPLLAQIPIEPAVRAGGDRGVPITVAEPEHPVSLAFRGLASRVVAAARKMAPAATRGVDG; via the coding sequence ATGACCCTGCCCGCGATCGACGGCGTGCGCGCGGCGTTGCGCGGCGTCCCGTTCCCGGGCTTCCGCCGCGACATCGTCACCCTCGGGATGGTGACCGACGTGCGCGTCGCCGACGGCACGGTCGACGTCGCCCTGCGTCCCGGGACCGACAAGCCAGACGTCCGCGCGCGCCTCGTCGCCGAGGTGGAGCGTGCCGTCGGCGCGCTGCCGGGCGTGCGCGCCGTACGCGTGGAGCTCGCCGGGAGCGAGGCCGGACGCGGGCGCGATCCGTTCGCGGCCCGCGCGCCGCTTCCCGGGGTCACCCACGTGATCGCGGTCGCGAGCGGGAAGGGCGGCGTCGGCAAGTCCACGGTCGCCGCCAATCTGGCCGTGGCGCTCGCGCGCGAGGCGCGCGGCGTGGGACTCGTCGACGTCGACGTCTATGGGCCCAGCGCCGCCATGATGTTCGGGCTCGACGAGCGGCCGACCATGACGCGCGAGAAGCGCCTCATCCCGCCGGCGCGTCACGGCGTGCGCGTCGTCTCGATGGCGATGTTCCTCGAGGAGCAGTCTCCCGTCATCTGGCGGGGGCCCGTCGTGATGGGGATCGTGCGGCAGTTCCTGCACGACGTCGATTGGGGCCCGGCCGAGTTCCTCGTCGTCGACCTGCCGCCGGGCACGGGCGACGCCGTGCTGTCGCTCGTGCAGCAGGTCCCGGTCACGGGGGCCGTCGTGGTGACGACGCCGCAGGACGTCTCACTGCTCGACGTCGGACGCGGCGTCGCGATGTTCGGCCAGGTGAGCACGCCCGTCCTCGGCGTCGTCGAGAACATGGCCGGCTACGTCTGCCCGTCGTGCGGCACCGAGGACGCCCTCTTCGGCGCGGGCGGCGGGACGCGGCTGGCGACCCATTTCGGCATCCCGCTCCTGGCCCAGATCCCGATCGAGCCGGCGGTGCGGGCGGGCGGCGATCGCGGCGTTCCCATCACGGTCGCCGAGCCCGAGCATCCGGTGTCGCTGGCCTTCCGCGGACTGGCGTCGCGCGTCGTCGCGGCAGCCCGGAAGATGGCGCCGGCGGCCACCCGCGGCGTCGACGGCTGA